The nucleotide window AACCGGCGCTCCAGTTGCGGCGCGCGGAAACCGGCCTGCTCCAGCGCGTCGCGGATGTCGCTCTCGATCACTTCGGTCGCCGGGCAGCCGGAGTAGGTCGGCGTGACCACCACGTGCAGATGGCCGGCCTGCCAGTCGAGGTCGCGCACGATCCCCAGGTCGACCACGCTGACCACTGGCACCTCCGGGTCCATGACCTCGGCCAGAATCGCCCAGGCCGCGCTCAGGTCGCCCGGTTGCGCCGCACGCGCACCCAGGTCGCTGGTGATCAGCTCACCAGGTTGCATCGGGGTACGCTCGTGGCAAAAACTGCATCTCGGCCAGCAGGATGCCCAGGTGCTCGGTGTGCAGGCCCTTGCGTGCGTTGAGGTAGAAGTAGTTCGCGGCGGCCGGGACGGGCAGGGTGGCGCTTTCGAAAATCGCTTCCACGCGGGCTTGCCAGGCGCTGGCGACAGTGGCGATGTCCGGGCTGATGCCGGCCTCGCACAGACGCTGTTCGCTGTCATCGGCGGCGAGCAGTTCCACGGTGAAACGCCAGACTTCCGGGATCGCCGCGAGCATGCGCTGGTGGCTTTCCTCGGTGCCGTCGCCCAGGCGCTCGACCCATTCGCTGGAGCGGCGCAGGTGATAGGTGACTTCCTTGACGGCCTTGGCGGCGATCCCGGCGATGCGCTCATCGCTGGACTGACTCAGGCCCTGGAGCACCGGCAGGTGCCAGGCGTCGTAGAGGAACTGCTTGAGCATGGTCACCGCGAAGTCGCCGTTGGGTTGTTCCACCAGCAGCAGGTTGCGGTAGGCGCGCTCGTCGCGGCGGAACGCCAGGTGATCGGCGTCGCGGCCGTCAGCCAGCAGCTCGGCGGCGTATTCCAGCCAGTTGCGCGCCTGGCCGACGAGGTCGAGGCCGACGTTCATCAGCGCCAGTTCTTCTTCCAGCGCCGGGGCCTTGCCGCACCACTGGCACAGGCGCTGGCCCTGGATCAGGGCGCTGTCGCCCAGGCGCAGCAGGTATTCGATCAGATCGGTCTTGTTGT belongs to Pseudomonas sp. MYb118 and includes:
- the paaC gene encoding 1,2-phenylacetyl-CoA epoxidase subunit PaaC, with the protein product MNNKTDLIEYLLRLGDSALIQGQRLCQWCGKAPALEEELALMNVGLDLVGQARNWLEYAAELLADGRDADHLAFRRDERAYRNLLLVEQPNGDFAVTMLKQFLYDAWHLPVLQGLSQSSDERIAGIAAKAVKEVTYHLRRSSEWVERLGDGTEESHQRMLAAIPEVWRFTVELLAADDSEQRLCEAGISPDIATVASAWQARVEAIFESATLPVPAAANYFYLNARKGLHTEHLGILLAEMQFLPRAYPDATW
- the paaD gene encoding 1,2-phenylacetyl-CoA epoxidase subunit PaaD → MQPGELITSDLGARAAQPGDLSAAWAILAEVMDPEVPVVSVVDLGIVRDLDWQAGHLHVVVTPTYSGCPATEVIESDIRDALEQAGFRAPQLERRLTPAWTTDWISAGGRERLRAYGIAPPEGSTSKRSLLGERPQVLCPQCGSAHTEVLSEFGSTACKALYRCVDCREPFDYFKCI